Below is a genomic region from Salmo trutta chromosome 19, fSalTru1.1, whole genome shotgun sequence.
GTTTCATCACAGCTGTCATGATTTTCTTTTAATACGCTATGACTTTACCCACATAAAAAACGTGGTTACTGATGTTTGAGTTGTTAAGTGTATCACCAAATTAGCTTGAGATGATTTTATTGCAACACTGCTCACTGCGTCCACGCTGCTTGACATAggcgtttcaaagagctgtctctcaaggcgagctcatgaatataagatccctgcccactcagcctgtcttttctaacttcctggtagttagtcattcaaaaaatttgagcatttctaaaaataaaaaattacggGTGATATTTTAGTTACTCAAAAGGttattttacatgggaatcagaatgactgttcaggaCCTTTAACATCAACTATAATATGAAAAACAATGTAACAAAACGAAACACTACAGTTTATTGGAATAAGTCTTTATGACTTATTTAAAATAAGAAGAACAGGCAGGCATTGTAAAGAGAACGGCGCTGTGCTTACCAGAATTTTACTGTGATTTTCATGAGATGTAAAATGTATATCGCAAAACTATTTATGAACATGTATGacagcaaaacacacacagaaatgtaaTCACTACTGTTGAATGTATCTACTAACACATTTGTGATTCCAGTTAGTAAATTGGCAAGCATGAAAAACAACAATTGATTACGGTTCACAGCTTGAATGAGACAAAGTCCCTCAACTTTCTTCTCCATTTTCTCCTCAGATACAGAAGCTTCCTTTCTACAAGGATACCAGGAAGACGACACCAATACGCAACCTGATACCGTTttcataaaaaacaaaataacatCAGCAGTTGCTAAACAGGATAAGAAAAACATTGACTGGGCAATAGTCCAGAGGCAGAATGGTAGATTGGCCATCCTCCGAGACACTGGCTCAACAGAGGCCTGACATAGGATCAGGGCAGTATACAGCACAGCACTTCCCAATAAGAGATTCCAAATCACTCTGATCCACTCTTTGACCTGTGTCCTTGGTCGCATTACATACAGTCCAATCTGGACCCCTGCCATATAGATGGCTATGTAGCCCACAACAGATGAAACCCCCTCCATGTTAGCTTGCAGAAAGCCTCCCGTCCTGTCATTGTTGTGGATGATGGAATACTTCAGTCCAGACATCTCCAGGGTCACTTGGTAAAGTCCTCCAATCAGAAGGGCCAGTAGCCATGACCTGTTGACAGGGAACAGGGCCAAGAGCACAGAGGCCACTACTCTGACTATGGCTAGGGTGAAGAAGAAATTCCAGTGCACACCATACTCTGACACGTGCTCGTGGTAACCAGACATTTTGACACTCACCAGCCTGGCCAAGCCTAGAATGACCAGGGGCCAGACAGACACGAGCTGTTTAACCACTTGGCTTAACTTGGATCCTGAGACTTCCTTCCTCCGTGCCTCTGGGCAGACGAGGGCGTTGGCGAGGACATAGGCTCCAACACCAAAGTCCATAACCCCTGTTCCGTAGGTTTCTGTTTTGGCATAGCGTCTTGGGAACACGCTGAAGTCGACAGCTAGAATGCTAATGGCCGTTTTCACATTGACCAGGACTCGAAAGATAGTCACAAAGGGGACCTGGTCGCACTGAACATGGCTCTGGAAGAAGCTCTTGGCAACAGTGTCCTTAGAAGTTTCCCTGGGCCTGGTTGGCCTTTTGGTACGGTAGATATAGCATAGCACAGCCCCAGACACAACCATCAGGCCCAGGATGACTAGGTGAAGGATGTCACTCAGAACGGTGCATGATAAGACCAGGGGTAGTATGATCATGGAGAAGTCCAGGACGAGGTGGGCGATCCAGGGGAGGGGGAGCGCCCCCCTTCCCAGATGGTATAGAATCAGAAACAGTCCTCTGCTGATCAGGCACAGTGGGGCCAGAAAGGAGCCCAGGGCAACTTCCCCAAGGCTGGTCCCATTCAGATTGCTGACGAACGCCTCCTTCAATTCCTTCTGACTTGACATTTCCTACAAAGGAGGAAAAGAAAATCATAATTCCAACACCTCATAAAGTATTGGACAGTAGCCATCAGGATATAAGGACATTCCTACCATTACCCtaaccattaccctaacccctaccattaccctaacccctaccattaccctaacccctaccattaccctaacccctaccattaccctaaccattaccctaacctctaccattaccctaacccctaccattaccctaaccattaccctaacccctaccatttccctaacccctaccattaccctaaccattaccctaacccctaccattaccctaaccattaccctaacccctaccattaccctaaccattaccctaaccattaccctaaccattaccctaacccctaccattaccctaaccattaccctaaccattaccctaacccctaccattaccctaaccattaccctaaccattaccctaacccctaccattaccctaaccattaccctaacccctaccattaccctaaccattaccctaacccctaccattaccctaacccctaccattaccctaaccattaccctaacccctaccattaCCCTAACCATTACTCTAACCATTACTCTAACCCCTACCATTACCCtaaccattaccctaacccctaccattaccctaaccattaccctaacccctaccattaccctaacccctaccattaccctaacccctaccattaccctaaccattaccctaacccctaccattaccctaacccctaccattaccctaaccattaccctaacccctaccattaCCCTAACCATTACCATTACCCTAACCCCTTAAAAGTTAAACTCAGCAAAATAACATTGCCTCTAGAAGCACTGCAGATATTGCAGTGAGCGAGATtcaagacttcgctctcacacagtATCTGAGCATGCGGATGGGTTTTCTTCAGGGgtaaaatccatttgaattcaatctcTTTTTGACAGCACCactttttgatttgaacaaaaccttccatacataattgcccattgtagaagtggtcagaaagtggcTTTTTAGACCTGAATGACAAAACATTCAGGTACTCAAAGTTAACCCGTTTTTGCATACCCCAATATACAATgacacatccatgtcttcatgACTTGAAAAGATAAATGGTTTAAATAttatttaaaagcttacaaacagggttttCAAACAATTGTATAAtgtctggagaaaaaaaatgtttcagGTATTAATTTTTCTTTAACGTCAATTATCTAAAACGCATAAACGCAGATTTTTTTCATTTTATATTATCTTGTTCCTTGTTTACCCTATTTTACGTCATCCAAGAGGCGTGTTGTGcccgccatcggttgagacacatgctcttgaatacagggtgagAATACCTTTTTcaaaatggtaccacaaagatggttggaggtccacacatcagagaatgttgacatgaatatctgttgttttaaattaaactctcaatcctccataggaaacctattgaaaccatagaaatatagataatagaatagaTATGACCATTTGATGGTGGGTGGACCGGCAATCATCTTCGTGGTAGTATTTAGAAGTAAAACTGTCAATTCAATAAAAATAtcaattccaagagtgtgcaaagctgtcaaagctgtcatactcttgtgaattctatggtttttactagatgacttgtagtttttcatgttgtttttcTGTAATTTTtataatgacttggtgctgcctatcttggccaggacgctcttgaaaaagagattttaaatctcaatgagcctttcctggttaaataaaggtttaataaataaataatttaataatcaaggcaaagggtgactactttgaagaatctcaaatataaaatatattttgatttgtttaacacgtttttggttactacatgattccatatgtgctatttcatagttttgatgtcgtcactattattctacaaataaataaataaaaataccctagaatgagtaggtgtgtcttaATTGATGGGGTTCCCATGGGGCTGGAGATTAGAAATGTCCCTGTGAGAGAGGCAgattgaggtttccagggttagagtagtgcagaagttgtcatattctgaggcagtgaagaaagtagaggaagatgggtcaatgGTGGAGGGATCCTGAGAGAAGTGGTGTGactagtagatctgtaccagaacagagggataaaccatcaagtgatatatgtttcagtaagattggatttttggcatttatagcaatggttatcaactgtactgcagggatggaatgtaAGTCGCAAaaaatagaggttgtggtggcagctgcagagaggtatttgggtgtgtgagacttgacatcagagttacagggtgtgttaagtggtggtgtcccatcctttcaggttgttggcctGAAGTAGaactaaatagatttaaatagtggagtagggtattttttttgtgtgtgaatgtagtattagatggtagggtattggttttattttattttttcaagcaaagtataagggagttatacTTGAGTCTAGCagatggcggtaatgcaacatttattggatgccaaccgccattAAACCTCAAGGAACAAGAAGAAGAGGGCTTCCAttattttaatgtagtcaactgggtcAGACTTCCAACTTCaatggctgatccctcctggtgaccctgttgggAGTCGTGTCcaaccaggtcatcaggagggatcagacaattgtaaaaaaagaaaaatggactacttcaaaatggagatagcctcaatagctctgcccatgctgtcacagaagtTATAATGGCACTTACAAAAAATGCATCCTCTATCTTTTAATatgattcaaatggatttaccttTTACGCTTAAGCTTGGTAGGTATGGGATCAAAACAGCTGTTTCTAACTTCAACAGAAGTTTAGCCTTATGCTTCC
It encodes:
- the pigw gene encoding phosphatidylinositol-glycan biosynthesis class W protein; its protein translation is MSSQKELKEAFVSNLNGTSLGEVALGSFLAPLCLISRGLFLILYHLGRGALPLPWIAHLVLDFSMIILPLVLSCTVLSDILHLVILGLMVVSGAVLCYIYRTKRPTRPRETSKDTVAKSFFQSHVQCDQVPFVTIFRVLVNVKTAISILAVDFSVFPRRYAKTETYGTGVMDFGVGAYVLANALVCPEARRKEVSGSKLSQVVKQLVSVWPLVILGLARLVSVKMSGYHEHVSEYGVHWNFFFTLAIVRVVASVLLALFPVNRSWLLALLIGGLYQVTLEMSGLKYSIIHNNDRTGGFLQANMEGVSSVVGYIAIYMAGVQIGLYVMRPRTQVKEWIRVIWNLLLGSAVLYTALILCQASVEPVSRRMANLPFCLWTIAQSMFFLSCLATADVILFFMKTVSGCVLVSSSWYPCRKEASVSEEKMEKKVEGLCLIQAVNRNQLLFFMLANLLTGITNVLVDTFNSSDYISVCVLLSYMFINSFAIYILHLMKITVKFW